From one Thunnus maccoyii chromosome 6, fThuMac1.1, whole genome shotgun sequence genomic stretch:
- the LOC121899490 gene encoding zinc finger protein 708-like isoform X1: protein MGPLGDDAAAVETFRRETELILEVAVESAVSVLQDRLGQAGEDSAERRTQLTAVLDAMAREAIRKICRVFRELYASLAKENEASKNKVRRLEVELRSKDQRTSAAEKSETQTLYKIKPSDGPALSLDINQSAVTPAALAMAILNSSKSRRKARRSPQVPLVIISQPVPAPVTSQTSPAPLLPPPPPPETPDQTATVATSEVELDIVQLSDPDEPSGDVIQLSSDMTSLPVANKPPASAAAGASMMDSEDTPTSDATAGEMKMKMETVEEQTASDSQPAVSDEELKEQERKRRRELYKEKRFFCELCNKGFHQKHQLSKHVSCHRKPFPCSSCDKGFYKAKTLQKHLLSHQLREAQENDPDKLLRCDQCDRKFRLLRQLRVHQASHRLEKTPLQCRACDRTFTSAGALRYHEVSHAEVKPFMCDVCGKGFTRKKSLREHQTIHTGARPYPCQTCGKRFSTASNLRVHKRSHSEERPHKCSECDKAFKCKMGLLQHRVVHSGEKPFVCQTCGLSFGLKYNFQRHLRLHNGEKPFRCEKCGEGFTGTWALKTHMLVHGVEKPFMCDLCGKTFFYNCQLQKHQQLVHDSKDGGGARGETRGHKPTGVRPFVCKICLKSFSSSSSLRKHERSHTESQEFTCDTCSRSFHQRHLYLYHVRQHGGDRPHVCGVCEKGFLQLSQLKRHEMLHTGVKPHKCEQCGKEFRTSQNYHRHLLVHTGEKPYECSVCNRKFRQSNQLKSHMQIHTGVKLYACERCGLGFSDSRQLKKHSCGDGLQNSLESGGKHRKQKNVFPWTDGFTNP, encoded by the exons ATGGGGCCGCTGGGTGACGACGCGGCGGCCGTAGAAACTTTCCGGCGTGAGACGGAGCTGATCCTGGAGGTGGCGGTGGAGTCCGCGGTGTCTGTCCTCCAGGACAGGCTCGGACAGGCGGGAGAGGACAGCGCGGAGAGGCGG ACTCAGCTGACCGCCGTCTTGGATGCGATGGCGAGGGAAGCTATCCGTAAAATCTGCAGAGTTTTCCGTGAGCTGTACGCGAGTTTAGCGAAGGAAAACGAAGCCTCGAAGAACAAAGTGAGACGTCTGGAGGTCGAACTGAGGTCGAAGGATCAGAGAACGTCTGCCGCTGAGAAGAGCGAGACGCAGACGCTCTACAAGATCAAACCATCAG ATGGACCCGCCCTCTCACTGGACATCAACCAATCAGCTGTTACCCCTGCTGCCCTCGCCATGGCCATCCTCAACTCCTCCAAATCCAGGCGCAAAGCCCGCCGCAGCCCTCAGGTGCCTCTGGTCATCATCAGCCAGCCGGTTCCTGCTCCAGTCACCAGCCAGACAAGCCCCGCCCCCCTGCtgccgccaccgccgccgccggAGACACCGGATCAAACCGCCACCGTGGCGACCTCTGAGGTGGAGTTAGACATTGTCCAGCTGTCGGATCCTGATGAACCCTCAGGAGATGTAATCCAGCTCTCCTCCgacatgacatcacttcctgtggcTAATAAGCCGCCAGCGAGCGCGGCGGCAGGCGCATCGATGATGGACAGCGAAGACACGCCCACATCTGACGCAACAGCTGGT gagatgaagatgaagatggaaACCGTCGAGGAGCAAACGGCCAGCGACAGTCAGCCAG CCGTCAGTGATGAAGAGTTGaaggagcaggagaggaagaggaggagggagcttTACAAAGAGAAGCGTTTCTTCTGCGAGCTGTGCAACAAAGGCTTCCATCAGAAACACCAGCTGAGCAAACACGTGTCCTGTCACCGCAAACCCTTCCCCTGCAGCTCCTGCGACAAAGGCTTCTACAAGGCCAAGACTCTGCAGAAACACCTGCTGTCGCACCAGCTGAGGGAGGCGCAGGAGAACGACCCCGACAAGCTGCTGCGCTGCGACCAGTGCGACCGCAAGTTCAGGCTCCTGCGGCAGCTCCGAGTCCACCAGGCGTCCCACCGGCTGGAGAAGACGCCTCTGCAGTGCCGCGCCTGCGACCGCACCTTCACCTCCGCCGGCGCGCTCCGCTACCACGAGGTGTCGCACGCCGAGGTCAAGCCGTTCATGTGCGACGTCTGCGGGAAAGGTTTCACCAGGAAGAAGAGCCTCCGCGAGCACCAGACCATCCACACCGGCGCCCGGCCGTACCCCTGCCAGACCTGCGGGAAGAGGTTCTCCACCGCCAGCAACCTGCGCGTCCACAAGAGGTCGCACTCGGAGGAGCGGCCGCACAAGTGCTCCGAGTGCGACAAGGCCTTCAAGTGTAAGATGGGTCTGCTGCAGCACCGGGTCGTCCACTCCGGAGAGAAACCCTTCGTGTGTCAGACCTGCGGACTGAGCTTCGGACTCAAGTACAACTTCCAGAGACACCTGCGCCTCCACAACGGAGAGAAACCCTTTAG GTGTGAGAAATGTGGAGAAGGGTTCACGGGGACCTGGGCTCTGAAGACTCACATGCTGGTTCACGGCGTGGAGAAACCCTTCATGTGTGACCTCTGCGGGAAGACGTTTTTCTACAACTGCCAGCTGCAGAAGCACCAGCAGCTGGTCCACGACAGCAAGGACGGCGGCGGCGCGCGGGGAGAGACGAGGGGACACAAGCCGACGGGGGTCCGACCGTTCGTCTGCAAGATCTGCCTGAAgagcttcagcagcagctccagtctGAGGAAGCACGAGAGGAGCCACACGGAGAGCCAGGAGTTCACCTGCGACACCTGCAGCAGGTCCTTCCACCAGCGACACCTCTACCTGTACCACGTCCGGCAGCACGGCGGCGACCGGCCGCACGTCTGCGGCGTCTGCGAGAAGGGCTTCCTGCAGCTGTCGCAGCTGAAGCGCCACGAGATGCTGCACACCGGCGTCAAACCGCACAAGTGCGAACAGTGCGGGAAAGAGTTCAGGACGTCGCAGAACTACCACCGCCACCTGCTGGTGCACACCGGCGAGAAGCCGTACGAGTGCAGCGTGTGCAACAGGAAGTTCAGGCAGTCCAACCAGCTGAAGTCTCACATGCAGATCCACACCGGCGTCAAGCTGTACGCCTGCGAGCGCTGCGGCCTCGGCTTCTCCGACTCCCGCCAGCTCAAGAAACACAGCTGCGGAGACGGTTTACAGAACTCGCTCGAGTCCGGCGGcaaacacaggaaacagaagAACGTTTTCCCCTGGACGGACGGCTTCACCAACCCGTGA
- the LOC121899490 gene encoding zinc finger protein 708-like isoform X2: MGPLGDDAAAVETFRRETELILEVAVESAVSVLQDRLGQAGEDSAERRTQLTAVLDAMAREAIRKICRVFRELYASLAKENEASKNKVRRLEVELRSKDQRTSAAEKSETQTLYKIKPSDGPALSLDINQSAVTPAALAMAILNSSKSRRKARRSPQVPLVIISQPVPAPVTSQTSPAPLLPPPPPPETPDQTATVATSEVELDIVQLSDPDEPSGDVIQLSSDMTSLPVANKPPASAAAGASMMDSEDTPTSDATAGKMKMETVEEQTASDSQPAVSDEELKEQERKRRRELYKEKRFFCELCNKGFHQKHQLSKHVSCHRKPFPCSSCDKGFYKAKTLQKHLLSHQLREAQENDPDKLLRCDQCDRKFRLLRQLRVHQASHRLEKTPLQCRACDRTFTSAGALRYHEVSHAEVKPFMCDVCGKGFTRKKSLREHQTIHTGARPYPCQTCGKRFSTASNLRVHKRSHSEERPHKCSECDKAFKCKMGLLQHRVVHSGEKPFVCQTCGLSFGLKYNFQRHLRLHNGEKPFRCEKCGEGFTGTWALKTHMLVHGVEKPFMCDLCGKTFFYNCQLQKHQQLVHDSKDGGGARGETRGHKPTGVRPFVCKICLKSFSSSSSLRKHERSHTESQEFTCDTCSRSFHQRHLYLYHVRQHGGDRPHVCGVCEKGFLQLSQLKRHEMLHTGVKPHKCEQCGKEFRTSQNYHRHLLVHTGEKPYECSVCNRKFRQSNQLKSHMQIHTGVKLYACERCGLGFSDSRQLKKHSCGDGLQNSLESGGKHRKQKNVFPWTDGFTNP, encoded by the exons ATGGGGCCGCTGGGTGACGACGCGGCGGCCGTAGAAACTTTCCGGCGTGAGACGGAGCTGATCCTGGAGGTGGCGGTGGAGTCCGCGGTGTCTGTCCTCCAGGACAGGCTCGGACAGGCGGGAGAGGACAGCGCGGAGAGGCGG ACTCAGCTGACCGCCGTCTTGGATGCGATGGCGAGGGAAGCTATCCGTAAAATCTGCAGAGTTTTCCGTGAGCTGTACGCGAGTTTAGCGAAGGAAAACGAAGCCTCGAAGAACAAAGTGAGACGTCTGGAGGTCGAACTGAGGTCGAAGGATCAGAGAACGTCTGCCGCTGAGAAGAGCGAGACGCAGACGCTCTACAAGATCAAACCATCAG ATGGACCCGCCCTCTCACTGGACATCAACCAATCAGCTGTTACCCCTGCTGCCCTCGCCATGGCCATCCTCAACTCCTCCAAATCCAGGCGCAAAGCCCGCCGCAGCCCTCAGGTGCCTCTGGTCATCATCAGCCAGCCGGTTCCTGCTCCAGTCACCAGCCAGACAAGCCCCGCCCCCCTGCtgccgccaccgccgccgccggAGACACCGGATCAAACCGCCACCGTGGCGACCTCTGAGGTGGAGTTAGACATTGTCCAGCTGTCGGATCCTGATGAACCCTCAGGAGATGTAATCCAGCTCTCCTCCgacatgacatcacttcctgtggcTAATAAGCCGCCAGCGAGCGCGGCGGCAGGCGCATCGATGATGGACAGCGAAGACACGCCCACATCTGACGCAACAGCTGG gaagatgaagatggaaACCGTCGAGGAGCAAACGGCCAGCGACAGTCAGCCAG CCGTCAGTGATGAAGAGTTGaaggagcaggagaggaagaggaggagggagcttTACAAAGAGAAGCGTTTCTTCTGCGAGCTGTGCAACAAAGGCTTCCATCAGAAACACCAGCTGAGCAAACACGTGTCCTGTCACCGCAAACCCTTCCCCTGCAGCTCCTGCGACAAAGGCTTCTACAAGGCCAAGACTCTGCAGAAACACCTGCTGTCGCACCAGCTGAGGGAGGCGCAGGAGAACGACCCCGACAAGCTGCTGCGCTGCGACCAGTGCGACCGCAAGTTCAGGCTCCTGCGGCAGCTCCGAGTCCACCAGGCGTCCCACCGGCTGGAGAAGACGCCTCTGCAGTGCCGCGCCTGCGACCGCACCTTCACCTCCGCCGGCGCGCTCCGCTACCACGAGGTGTCGCACGCCGAGGTCAAGCCGTTCATGTGCGACGTCTGCGGGAAAGGTTTCACCAGGAAGAAGAGCCTCCGCGAGCACCAGACCATCCACACCGGCGCCCGGCCGTACCCCTGCCAGACCTGCGGGAAGAGGTTCTCCACCGCCAGCAACCTGCGCGTCCACAAGAGGTCGCACTCGGAGGAGCGGCCGCACAAGTGCTCCGAGTGCGACAAGGCCTTCAAGTGTAAGATGGGTCTGCTGCAGCACCGGGTCGTCCACTCCGGAGAGAAACCCTTCGTGTGTCAGACCTGCGGACTGAGCTTCGGACTCAAGTACAACTTCCAGAGACACCTGCGCCTCCACAACGGAGAGAAACCCTTTAG GTGTGAGAAATGTGGAGAAGGGTTCACGGGGACCTGGGCTCTGAAGACTCACATGCTGGTTCACGGCGTGGAGAAACCCTTCATGTGTGACCTCTGCGGGAAGACGTTTTTCTACAACTGCCAGCTGCAGAAGCACCAGCAGCTGGTCCACGACAGCAAGGACGGCGGCGGCGCGCGGGGAGAGACGAGGGGACACAAGCCGACGGGGGTCCGACCGTTCGTCTGCAAGATCTGCCTGAAgagcttcagcagcagctccagtctGAGGAAGCACGAGAGGAGCCACACGGAGAGCCAGGAGTTCACCTGCGACACCTGCAGCAGGTCCTTCCACCAGCGACACCTCTACCTGTACCACGTCCGGCAGCACGGCGGCGACCGGCCGCACGTCTGCGGCGTCTGCGAGAAGGGCTTCCTGCAGCTGTCGCAGCTGAAGCGCCACGAGATGCTGCACACCGGCGTCAAACCGCACAAGTGCGAACAGTGCGGGAAAGAGTTCAGGACGTCGCAGAACTACCACCGCCACCTGCTGGTGCACACCGGCGAGAAGCCGTACGAGTGCAGCGTGTGCAACAGGAAGTTCAGGCAGTCCAACCAGCTGAAGTCTCACATGCAGATCCACACCGGCGTCAAGCTGTACGCCTGCGAGCGCTGCGGCCTCGGCTTCTCCGACTCCCGCCAGCTCAAGAAACACAGCTGCGGAGACGGTTTACAGAACTCGCTCGAGTCCGGCGGcaaacacaggaaacagaagAACGTTTTCCCCTGGACGGACGGCTTCACCAACCCGTGA
- the rnf168 gene encoding E3 ubiquitin-protein ligase rnf168 has translation MLTASRSEQKQSGLPRVQVSSEVGSEVSRPANTACFGLEANFSINAQVSGSQAELLSPPRSSETSQRRGGGGGGGGRRKTTTMAPVSDVEVEVSSVSDRGGRGRRAGPPSLDDCLCPVCLEIFLEPVTLPCTHTFCKGCFLESVDKATLCCPMCRKRVSTWARLNSRSNTLVNERLWRQIQTAFPQQCQRRLSGQDAVTEDDPGVSVCFPRVSEPGELRKEYQDQISKLTEEKRALDEEERKASEEYIQRLLAEEEELLQDERRRREEDERLARTLSNELNSAFVSQENLRPADVTPAKKKEKVSAGQIEKFLCPLPSKTSSDCSLMANKENILLSQVKLPAERPLPKLDYYGAQTLSSRLDDRDVETDASEPPTLRATSLSASVEEQRLLCRSHLGGDAGASTAKRKSSSSSSLEAGGSALLWIGEREAELVSRRQQEEEDRQLALLLQKKLDQEERQQATNRSKGSADAYPLRQNRRGKATPSRPPKTTKTSSPSSRSSSHSSASSGKTLTAPSSSSRGSKQATLTEMFSSLS, from the exons ATGCTAACTGCTAGCCGCTCAGAGCAGAAGCAGTCCGGCCTGCCGCGGGTTCAGGTTAGCTCTGAGGTTGGTTCTGAGGTTAGCCGGCCAGCTAACACAGCTTGTTTTGGTCTAGAAGCTAACTTTAGTATCAACGCCCAGGTGAGCGGATCTCAG GCTGAGCTACTGAGTCCTCCCCGCAGCTCTGAGACCAGCcagagacgaggaggaggaggaggaggaggagggaggaggaagacgacGACGATGGCACCGGTGTCCGACGTGGAGGTGGAGGTGTCCTCGGTGTCGgacaggggagggagggggaggagagcgGGGCCTCCGTCTCTGGACGACTGCCTGTGTCCGGTGTGTCTGGAGATCTTCTTGGAGCCGGTGACGCTTCCCTGCACGCACACCTTCTGCAAG GGTTGTTTCCTGGAGTCGGTGGATAAAGCCACGCTGTGCTGTCCGATGTGCAGGAAGAGAGTTTCCACCTGGGCTCGACTCAACAGCCGCAGCAACACGCTGGTCAACGAGCGGCTGTGGAGGCAGATCCAGACCGCCTTCCCTCAGCAGTGTCAACGCCGCCTCAGCGGGCAGGACGCCGTCACCGAGGACGACCCGGGAg tctcGGTGTGTTTTCCCAGAGTGAGTGAACCAGGTGAGCTGAGGAAGGAATATCAGGACCAGATCAGTAAA CTGACAGAGGAGAAGCGAGCGCTGgacgaggaggagaggaaggccAGCGAGGAGTACATCCAGAGACTGCtggctgaggaagaggagctgctgcaggaCGAGAGGAGGAGGCGTGAAGAAGACGAGAGGCTGGCCAGAACACTCAGCAACGAGCTG AACTCTGCCTTCGTCTCTCAGGAAAACCTTCGTCCTGCTGACGTCACTCCGGCTAAGAAGAAGGAGAAAGTCAGCGCCGGACAGATCGAGAA gtttttgtgtCCTCTTCCATCTAAAACGAGCTCAGACTGCAGCTTGATGGCGAACAAG GAGAACATCCTCCTCTCTCAGGTGAAGCTGCCGGCCGAGCGCCCCCTCCCTAAACTGGACTACTACGGCGCCCAGACGCTCAGCTCCAGACTGGACGACCGTGACGTAGAGACGGACGCCTCAGAGCCGCCGACTCTGCGTGCGACCTCTCTGTCAGCGTCTGTGGAGGAGCAGCGTCTCCTCTGCAGGAGTCACCTCGGAGGAGACGCAGGAGCCTCCACAGCAAAGAGGAAGAG ctcctcctcctcctcgctggAGGCGGGGGGTTCGGCTCTGCTGTGGATTGGTGAGCGGGAGGCGGAGCTAGTGAGCCGgcggcagcaggaggaggaggaccgGCAGCTGGCTCTGCTCCTGCAGAAGAAGCTGGACCAGGAGGAGCGGCAGCAAGCCACCAACAGGAGCAAAGGATCCGCCGACGCCTACCCGCTCCGACAGAACCGCCGAGGGAAGGCGACGCCCAGCAGACCCCCCAAGACTACAAAGACCTCCAGCCCTTCCTCCCGCAGCTCCTCACATTCCTCCGCTTCATCTGGGAAGACTCTAACAGCTCCCAGTTCCTCCAgcagaggcagcaaacaggccACCCTGACTGAGATGTTCTCCAGCCTCAGCTga